A region from the Papio anubis isolate 15944 chromosome 6, Panubis1.0, whole genome shotgun sequence genome encodes:
- the TNFAIP3 gene encoding tumor necrosis factor alpha-induced protein 3 isoform X1: protein MYWIIEQPMNASFSLFKVLESTMAEQVLPQALYLSNMRKAVKIRERTPEDIFKPTNGIIHHFKTMHRYTLEMFRTCQFCPQFREIIHKALIDKNIQASLESQKKLNWCREVRKLVALKTNGDGNCLMHATSQYMWGVQDTDLVLRKALFSTLKETDTRNFKFRWQLESLKSQEFVETGLCYDTRNWNDEWDNLIKMASTDTPMARSGLQYNSLEEIHIFVLCNILRRPIIVISDKMLRSLESGSNFAPLKVGGIYLPLHWPAQECYRYPIVLGYDSHHFVPLVTLKDSGPEIRAVPLVNRDRGRFEDLKVHFLTDPENEMKEKLLKEYLMVIEIPVQGWDHGTTHLINAAKLDEANLPKEINLVDDYFELVQHEYKKWQENSEQGRREMHAQNPMESSLPQLSLMDVKCETPNCPFFMSVNTQPLCHECSERRQKNQNKLPKLNSKPGPEGLPGMALGASRGEAYEPLAWNPEEPTGGPHSAPPTAPSPFLFSETTAMKCRSPGCPFTLNVQHNGFCERCHNARQLHASHAADHTRHLDPGKCQACLQDVTRTFNGICSTCFKRTTAEASSSLSTSLPPSCHQRSKSDPSQLVRSPSPHSCHRAGNDAPAGCLSQAARTPGDRTGTSKCRKAGCMYFGTPENKGFCTLCFIEYRENKHLVAASGKASPTASRFQNTIPCLGRECGTLGSTMFEGYCQKCFIEAQNQRFHEAKRTEEQLRSSQRRDVPRTTQSTSRPKCARASCKNILACRSEELCMECQHPNPRMGPGAHRGEPAPEDPPKQRCRAPACDHFGNAKCNGYCNECFQFKQMYG, encoded by the exons gTGTTGGAGAGCACAATGGCTGAACAAGTCCTTCCTCAGGCTTTGTATTTGAGCAATATGCGGAAAGCTGTGAAGATACGGGAGAGAACTccagaagatatttttaaacctACTAATGGGatcattcatcattttaaaaccaTGCACCGATACACACTGGAAATGTTCAGAACTTGCCAGTTTTGTCCTCAGTTTCGGGAGATCATCCACAAAGCCCTCATCGACAAAAACATCCAGGCTTCCCTGGAAAGCCAGAAGAAACTCAACTGGTGTCGAGAAGTCAGGAAGCTTGTGGCGCTGAAAACGAACG GTGATGGCAATTGCCTCATGCATGCCACTTCTCAGTACATGTGGGGCGTTCAGGACACAGACCTGGTACTGAGGAAGGCGCTGTTCAGCACGCTCAAGGAAACAGACACACGCAACTTTAAATTCCGCTGGCAACTGGAGTCTCTCAAATCTCAGGAATTTGTTGAAACGGGGCTTTGCTATGATACTCGG AACTGGAATGATGAATGGGACAACCTTATCAAAATGGCTTCCACAGACACACCCATGGCCCGAAGTGGACTTCAGTACAACTCACTGGAAGAAATACACATATTTGTCCTTTGCAACATCCTCAGAAGGCCAATCATTGTCATTTCAG ACAAAATGCTAAGAAGTTTGGAATCAGGTTCCAATTTCGCCCCTTTGAAAGTGGGTGGAATTTACTTGCCTCTCCATTGGCCTGCCCAGGAATGCTACAGATACCCCATTGTTCTCGGCTATGACAGCCATCATTTTGTACCCTTGGTGACCCTGAAGGACAGTGGGCCTG aaatCCGAGCTGTTCCACTTGTTAACAGAGACCGAGGAAGATTTGAAGACTTGAAAGTTCACTTTTTGACAGATCCTGAAAATGAGATGAAGGAGAAGCTCTTAAAAGAGTACTTAATGGTGATAGAAATCCCTGTCCAAGGCTGGGACCATGGCACAACTCATCTCATCAATGCCGCAAA GTTGGATGAAGCTAACTTACCAAAAGAAATCAATCTGGTAGATGATTACTTTGAGCTTGTTCAGCATGAGTACAAGAAATGGCAGGAAAACAGCGAgcaggggaggagagagatgCATGCCCAGAATCCCATGGAATCTTCCCTGCCCCAGCTTTCTCTCATGGATGTAAAATGTGAAACGCCCAACTGCCCCTTCTTCATGTCTGTGAACACCCAGCCTTTATGCCATGAGTGCTCAGAGAGGCGGCAAAAGAATCAAAACAAACTCCCAAAGCTGAACTCCAAGCCGGGCCCCGAGGGGCTCCCTGGCATGGCGCTCGGGGCCTCTCGGGGAGAAGCCTATGAGCCCTTGGCGTGGAACCCCGAGGAGCCCACTGGGGGGCCTCATTCTGCTCCACCGACAGCACCCAGCCCTTTTCTGTTCAGTGAGACCACTGCCATGAAGTGCAGAAGCCCCGGCTGCCCCTTCACACTGAATGTGCAGCACAACGGATTTTGTGAACGTTGCCACAACGCCCGGCAACTTCACGCCAGCCACGCCGCAGACCACACAAGGCACTTGGATCCCGGGAAGTGCCAAGCCTGCCTCCAGGATGTCACCAGGACATTTAATGGGATCTGCAGTACTTGCTTCAAAAGGACTACAGCAGaggcctcctccagcctcagcaccagcctccctccctcctgtcacCAGCGTTCCAAGTCAGATCCCTCACAGCTCGTCCGGAGTCCCTCCCCGCATTCTTGCCACAGAGCTGGAAATGACGCCCCCGCTGGCTGCCTGTCTCAAGCTGCACGGACTCCGGGGGACAGGACGGGGACCAGCAAGTGCAGAAAAGCTGGCTGCATGTATTTTGGGACTCCAGAAAACAAGGGCTTTTGCACACTGTGTTTCATCGAGTACAGAGAAAACAAAC ATTTGGTCGCTGCCTCAGGGAAAGCCAGTCCCACAGCCTCCAGGTTCCAGAACACCATTCCGTGCCTGGGGAGGGAGTGCGGCACCCTTGGAAGCACCATGTTTGAAGGATACTGCCAGAAGTGTTTCATTGAAGCTCAGAATCAGAGATTTCATGAGGCCAAAAGGACAGAAGAGCAACTG AGATCGAGCCAGCGCAGAGATGTGCCTCGAACCACACAGAGCACCTCAAGGCCCAAGTGCGCCCGGGCCTCCTGCAAGAACATCCTGGCCTGCCGCAGCGAGGAACTCTGCATGGAGTGCCAGCATCCCAACCCGAGGATGGGCCCCGGGGCCCACCGGGGTGAGCCTGCCCCCGAAGACCCCCCCAAGCAGCGCTGCCGGGCCCCCGCCTGTGATCACTTTGGCAATGCCAAGTGCAACGGCTACTGCAACGAGTGCTTTCAGTTCAAGCAGATGTATGGCTAA
- the TNFAIP3 gene encoding tumor necrosis factor alpha-induced protein 3 isoform X2, whose translation MAEQVLPQALYLSNMRKAVKIRERTPEDIFKPTNGIIHHFKTMHRYTLEMFRTCQFCPQFREIIHKALIDKNIQASLESQKKLNWCREVRKLVALKTNGDGNCLMHATSQYMWGVQDTDLVLRKALFSTLKETDTRNFKFRWQLESLKSQEFVETGLCYDTRNWNDEWDNLIKMASTDTPMARSGLQYNSLEEIHIFVLCNILRRPIIVISDKMLRSLESGSNFAPLKVGGIYLPLHWPAQECYRYPIVLGYDSHHFVPLVTLKDSGPEIRAVPLVNRDRGRFEDLKVHFLTDPENEMKEKLLKEYLMVIEIPVQGWDHGTTHLINAAKLDEANLPKEINLVDDYFELVQHEYKKWQENSEQGRREMHAQNPMESSLPQLSLMDVKCETPNCPFFMSVNTQPLCHECSERRQKNQNKLPKLNSKPGPEGLPGMALGASRGEAYEPLAWNPEEPTGGPHSAPPTAPSPFLFSETTAMKCRSPGCPFTLNVQHNGFCERCHNARQLHASHAADHTRHLDPGKCQACLQDVTRTFNGICSTCFKRTTAEASSSLSTSLPPSCHQRSKSDPSQLVRSPSPHSCHRAGNDAPAGCLSQAARTPGDRTGTSKCRKAGCMYFGTPENKGFCTLCFIEYRENKHLVAASGKASPTASRFQNTIPCLGRECGTLGSTMFEGYCQKCFIEAQNQRFHEAKRTEEQLRSSQRRDVPRTTQSTSRPKCARASCKNILACRSEELCMECQHPNPRMGPGAHRGEPAPEDPPKQRCRAPACDHFGNAKCNGYCNECFQFKQMYG comes from the exons ATGGCTGAACAAGTCCTTCCTCAGGCTTTGTATTTGAGCAATATGCGGAAAGCTGTGAAGATACGGGAGAGAACTccagaagatatttttaaacctACTAATGGGatcattcatcattttaaaaccaTGCACCGATACACACTGGAAATGTTCAGAACTTGCCAGTTTTGTCCTCAGTTTCGGGAGATCATCCACAAAGCCCTCATCGACAAAAACATCCAGGCTTCCCTGGAAAGCCAGAAGAAACTCAACTGGTGTCGAGAAGTCAGGAAGCTTGTGGCGCTGAAAACGAACG GTGATGGCAATTGCCTCATGCATGCCACTTCTCAGTACATGTGGGGCGTTCAGGACACAGACCTGGTACTGAGGAAGGCGCTGTTCAGCACGCTCAAGGAAACAGACACACGCAACTTTAAATTCCGCTGGCAACTGGAGTCTCTCAAATCTCAGGAATTTGTTGAAACGGGGCTTTGCTATGATACTCGG AACTGGAATGATGAATGGGACAACCTTATCAAAATGGCTTCCACAGACACACCCATGGCCCGAAGTGGACTTCAGTACAACTCACTGGAAGAAATACACATATTTGTCCTTTGCAACATCCTCAGAAGGCCAATCATTGTCATTTCAG ACAAAATGCTAAGAAGTTTGGAATCAGGTTCCAATTTCGCCCCTTTGAAAGTGGGTGGAATTTACTTGCCTCTCCATTGGCCTGCCCAGGAATGCTACAGATACCCCATTGTTCTCGGCTATGACAGCCATCATTTTGTACCCTTGGTGACCCTGAAGGACAGTGGGCCTG aaatCCGAGCTGTTCCACTTGTTAACAGAGACCGAGGAAGATTTGAAGACTTGAAAGTTCACTTTTTGACAGATCCTGAAAATGAGATGAAGGAGAAGCTCTTAAAAGAGTACTTAATGGTGATAGAAATCCCTGTCCAAGGCTGGGACCATGGCACAACTCATCTCATCAATGCCGCAAA GTTGGATGAAGCTAACTTACCAAAAGAAATCAATCTGGTAGATGATTACTTTGAGCTTGTTCAGCATGAGTACAAGAAATGGCAGGAAAACAGCGAgcaggggaggagagagatgCATGCCCAGAATCCCATGGAATCTTCCCTGCCCCAGCTTTCTCTCATGGATGTAAAATGTGAAACGCCCAACTGCCCCTTCTTCATGTCTGTGAACACCCAGCCTTTATGCCATGAGTGCTCAGAGAGGCGGCAAAAGAATCAAAACAAACTCCCAAAGCTGAACTCCAAGCCGGGCCCCGAGGGGCTCCCTGGCATGGCGCTCGGGGCCTCTCGGGGAGAAGCCTATGAGCCCTTGGCGTGGAACCCCGAGGAGCCCACTGGGGGGCCTCATTCTGCTCCACCGACAGCACCCAGCCCTTTTCTGTTCAGTGAGACCACTGCCATGAAGTGCAGAAGCCCCGGCTGCCCCTTCACACTGAATGTGCAGCACAACGGATTTTGTGAACGTTGCCACAACGCCCGGCAACTTCACGCCAGCCACGCCGCAGACCACACAAGGCACTTGGATCCCGGGAAGTGCCAAGCCTGCCTCCAGGATGTCACCAGGACATTTAATGGGATCTGCAGTACTTGCTTCAAAAGGACTACAGCAGaggcctcctccagcctcagcaccagcctccctccctcctgtcacCAGCGTTCCAAGTCAGATCCCTCACAGCTCGTCCGGAGTCCCTCCCCGCATTCTTGCCACAGAGCTGGAAATGACGCCCCCGCTGGCTGCCTGTCTCAAGCTGCACGGACTCCGGGGGACAGGACGGGGACCAGCAAGTGCAGAAAAGCTGGCTGCATGTATTTTGGGACTCCAGAAAACAAGGGCTTTTGCACACTGTGTTTCATCGAGTACAGAGAAAACAAAC ATTTGGTCGCTGCCTCAGGGAAAGCCAGTCCCACAGCCTCCAGGTTCCAGAACACCATTCCGTGCCTGGGGAGGGAGTGCGGCACCCTTGGAAGCACCATGTTTGAAGGATACTGCCAGAAGTGTTTCATTGAAGCTCAGAATCAGAGATTTCATGAGGCCAAAAGGACAGAAGAGCAACTG AGATCGAGCCAGCGCAGAGATGTGCCTCGAACCACACAGAGCACCTCAAGGCCCAAGTGCGCCCGGGCCTCCTGCAAGAACATCCTGGCCTGCCGCAGCGAGGAACTCTGCATGGAGTGCCAGCATCCCAACCCGAGGATGGGCCCCGGGGCCCACCGGGGTGAGCCTGCCCCCGAAGACCCCCCCAAGCAGCGCTGCCGGGCCCCCGCCTGTGATCACTTTGGCAATGCCAAGTGCAACGGCTACTGCAACGAGTGCTTTCAGTTCAAGCAGATGTATGGCTAA
- the TNFAIP3 gene encoding tumor necrosis factor alpha-induced protein 3 isoform X3, with amino-acid sequence MYWIIEQPMNASFSLFKVLESTMAEQVLPQALYLSNMRKAVKIRERTPEDIFKPTNGIIHHFKTMHRYTLEMFRTCQFCPQFREIIHKALIDKNIQASLESQKKLNWCREVRKLVALKTNGDGNCLMHATSQYMWGVQDTDLVLRKALFSTLKETDTRNFKFRWQLESLKSQEFVETGLCYDTRNWNDEWDNLIKMASTDTPMARSGLQYNSLEEIHIFVLCNILRRPIIVISEIRAVPLVNRDRGRFEDLKVHFLTDPENEMKEKLLKEYLMVIEIPVQGWDHGTTHLINAAKLDEANLPKEINLVDDYFELVQHEYKKWQENSEQGRREMHAQNPMESSLPQLSLMDVKCETPNCPFFMSVNTQPLCHECSERRQKNQNKLPKLNSKPGPEGLPGMALGASRGEAYEPLAWNPEEPTGGPHSAPPTAPSPFLFSETTAMKCRSPGCPFTLNVQHNGFCERCHNARQLHASHAADHTRHLDPGKCQACLQDVTRTFNGICSTCFKRTTAEASSSLSTSLPPSCHQRSKSDPSQLVRSPSPHSCHRAGNDAPAGCLSQAARTPGDRTGTSKCRKAGCMYFGTPENKGFCTLCFIEYRENKHLVAASGKASPTASRFQNTIPCLGRECGTLGSTMFEGYCQKCFIEAQNQRFHEAKRTEEQLRSSQRRDVPRTTQSTSRPKCARASCKNILACRSEELCMECQHPNPRMGPGAHRGEPAPEDPPKQRCRAPACDHFGNAKCNGYCNECFQFKQMYG; translated from the exons gTGTTGGAGAGCACAATGGCTGAACAAGTCCTTCCTCAGGCTTTGTATTTGAGCAATATGCGGAAAGCTGTGAAGATACGGGAGAGAACTccagaagatatttttaaacctACTAATGGGatcattcatcattttaaaaccaTGCACCGATACACACTGGAAATGTTCAGAACTTGCCAGTTTTGTCCTCAGTTTCGGGAGATCATCCACAAAGCCCTCATCGACAAAAACATCCAGGCTTCCCTGGAAAGCCAGAAGAAACTCAACTGGTGTCGAGAAGTCAGGAAGCTTGTGGCGCTGAAAACGAACG GTGATGGCAATTGCCTCATGCATGCCACTTCTCAGTACATGTGGGGCGTTCAGGACACAGACCTGGTACTGAGGAAGGCGCTGTTCAGCACGCTCAAGGAAACAGACACACGCAACTTTAAATTCCGCTGGCAACTGGAGTCTCTCAAATCTCAGGAATTTGTTGAAACGGGGCTTTGCTATGATACTCGG AACTGGAATGATGAATGGGACAACCTTATCAAAATGGCTTCCACAGACACACCCATGGCCCGAAGTGGACTTCAGTACAACTCACTGGAAGAAATACACATATTTGTCCTTTGCAACATCCTCAGAAGGCCAATCATTGTCATTTCAG aaatCCGAGCTGTTCCACTTGTTAACAGAGACCGAGGAAGATTTGAAGACTTGAAAGTTCACTTTTTGACAGATCCTGAAAATGAGATGAAGGAGAAGCTCTTAAAAGAGTACTTAATGGTGATAGAAATCCCTGTCCAAGGCTGGGACCATGGCACAACTCATCTCATCAATGCCGCAAA GTTGGATGAAGCTAACTTACCAAAAGAAATCAATCTGGTAGATGATTACTTTGAGCTTGTTCAGCATGAGTACAAGAAATGGCAGGAAAACAGCGAgcaggggaggagagagatgCATGCCCAGAATCCCATGGAATCTTCCCTGCCCCAGCTTTCTCTCATGGATGTAAAATGTGAAACGCCCAACTGCCCCTTCTTCATGTCTGTGAACACCCAGCCTTTATGCCATGAGTGCTCAGAGAGGCGGCAAAAGAATCAAAACAAACTCCCAAAGCTGAACTCCAAGCCGGGCCCCGAGGGGCTCCCTGGCATGGCGCTCGGGGCCTCTCGGGGAGAAGCCTATGAGCCCTTGGCGTGGAACCCCGAGGAGCCCACTGGGGGGCCTCATTCTGCTCCACCGACAGCACCCAGCCCTTTTCTGTTCAGTGAGACCACTGCCATGAAGTGCAGAAGCCCCGGCTGCCCCTTCACACTGAATGTGCAGCACAACGGATTTTGTGAACGTTGCCACAACGCCCGGCAACTTCACGCCAGCCACGCCGCAGACCACACAAGGCACTTGGATCCCGGGAAGTGCCAAGCCTGCCTCCAGGATGTCACCAGGACATTTAATGGGATCTGCAGTACTTGCTTCAAAAGGACTACAGCAGaggcctcctccagcctcagcaccagcctccctccctcctgtcacCAGCGTTCCAAGTCAGATCCCTCACAGCTCGTCCGGAGTCCCTCCCCGCATTCTTGCCACAGAGCTGGAAATGACGCCCCCGCTGGCTGCCTGTCTCAAGCTGCACGGACTCCGGGGGACAGGACGGGGACCAGCAAGTGCAGAAAAGCTGGCTGCATGTATTTTGGGACTCCAGAAAACAAGGGCTTTTGCACACTGTGTTTCATCGAGTACAGAGAAAACAAAC ATTTGGTCGCTGCCTCAGGGAAAGCCAGTCCCACAGCCTCCAGGTTCCAGAACACCATTCCGTGCCTGGGGAGGGAGTGCGGCACCCTTGGAAGCACCATGTTTGAAGGATACTGCCAGAAGTGTTTCATTGAAGCTCAGAATCAGAGATTTCATGAGGCCAAAAGGACAGAAGAGCAACTG AGATCGAGCCAGCGCAGAGATGTGCCTCGAACCACACAGAGCACCTCAAGGCCCAAGTGCGCCCGGGCCTCCTGCAAGAACATCCTGGCCTGCCGCAGCGAGGAACTCTGCATGGAGTGCCAGCATCCCAACCCGAGGATGGGCCCCGGGGCCCACCGGGGTGAGCCTGCCCCCGAAGACCCCCCCAAGCAGCGCTGCCGGGCCCCCGCCTGTGATCACTTTGGCAATGCCAAGTGCAACGGCTACTGCAACGAGTGCTTTCAGTTCAAGCAGATGTATGGCTAA
- the TNFAIP3 gene encoding tumor necrosis factor alpha-induced protein 3 isoform X4, with protein MYWIIEQPMNASFSLFKVLESTMAEQVLPQALYLSNMRKAVKIRERTPEDIFKPTNGIIHHFKTMHRYTLEMFRTCQFCPQFREIIHKALIDKNIQASLESQKKLNWCREVRKLVALKTNGDGNCLMHATSQYMWGVQDTDLVLRKALFSTLKETDTRNFKFRWQLESLKSQEFVETGLCYDTRNWNDEWDNLIKMASTDTPMARSGLQYNSLEEIHIFVLCNILRRPIIVISDKMLRSLESGSNFAPLKVGGIYLPLHWPAQECYRYPIVLGYDSHHFVPLVTLKDSGPEIRAVPLVNRDRGRFEDLKVHFLTDPENEMKEKLLKEYLMVIEIPVQGWDHGTTHLINAAKLDEANLPKEINLVDDYFELVQHEYKKWQENSEQGRREMHAQNPMESSLPQLSLMDVKCETPNCPFFMSVNTQPLCHECSERRQKNQNKLPKLNSKPGPEGLPGMALGASRGEAYEPLAWNPEEPTGGPHSAPPTAPSPFLFSETTAMKCRSPGCPFTLNVQHNGFCERCHNARQLHASHAADHTRHLDPGKCQACLQDVTRTFNGICSTCFKRTTAEASSSLSTSLPPSCHQRSKSDPSQLVRSPSPHSCHRAGNDAPAGCLSQAARTPGDRTGTSKCRKAGCMYFGTPENKGFCTLCFIEYRENKQIEPAQRCASNHTEHLKAQVRPGLLQEHPGLPQRGTLHGVPASQPEDGPRGPPG; from the exons gTGTTGGAGAGCACAATGGCTGAACAAGTCCTTCCTCAGGCTTTGTATTTGAGCAATATGCGGAAAGCTGTGAAGATACGGGAGAGAACTccagaagatatttttaaacctACTAATGGGatcattcatcattttaaaaccaTGCACCGATACACACTGGAAATGTTCAGAACTTGCCAGTTTTGTCCTCAGTTTCGGGAGATCATCCACAAAGCCCTCATCGACAAAAACATCCAGGCTTCCCTGGAAAGCCAGAAGAAACTCAACTGGTGTCGAGAAGTCAGGAAGCTTGTGGCGCTGAAAACGAACG GTGATGGCAATTGCCTCATGCATGCCACTTCTCAGTACATGTGGGGCGTTCAGGACACAGACCTGGTACTGAGGAAGGCGCTGTTCAGCACGCTCAAGGAAACAGACACACGCAACTTTAAATTCCGCTGGCAACTGGAGTCTCTCAAATCTCAGGAATTTGTTGAAACGGGGCTTTGCTATGATACTCGG AACTGGAATGATGAATGGGACAACCTTATCAAAATGGCTTCCACAGACACACCCATGGCCCGAAGTGGACTTCAGTACAACTCACTGGAAGAAATACACATATTTGTCCTTTGCAACATCCTCAGAAGGCCAATCATTGTCATTTCAG ACAAAATGCTAAGAAGTTTGGAATCAGGTTCCAATTTCGCCCCTTTGAAAGTGGGTGGAATTTACTTGCCTCTCCATTGGCCTGCCCAGGAATGCTACAGATACCCCATTGTTCTCGGCTATGACAGCCATCATTTTGTACCCTTGGTGACCCTGAAGGACAGTGGGCCTG aaatCCGAGCTGTTCCACTTGTTAACAGAGACCGAGGAAGATTTGAAGACTTGAAAGTTCACTTTTTGACAGATCCTGAAAATGAGATGAAGGAGAAGCTCTTAAAAGAGTACTTAATGGTGATAGAAATCCCTGTCCAAGGCTGGGACCATGGCACAACTCATCTCATCAATGCCGCAAA GTTGGATGAAGCTAACTTACCAAAAGAAATCAATCTGGTAGATGATTACTTTGAGCTTGTTCAGCATGAGTACAAGAAATGGCAGGAAAACAGCGAgcaggggaggagagagatgCATGCCCAGAATCCCATGGAATCTTCCCTGCCCCAGCTTTCTCTCATGGATGTAAAATGTGAAACGCCCAACTGCCCCTTCTTCATGTCTGTGAACACCCAGCCTTTATGCCATGAGTGCTCAGAGAGGCGGCAAAAGAATCAAAACAAACTCCCAAAGCTGAACTCCAAGCCGGGCCCCGAGGGGCTCCCTGGCATGGCGCTCGGGGCCTCTCGGGGAGAAGCCTATGAGCCCTTGGCGTGGAACCCCGAGGAGCCCACTGGGGGGCCTCATTCTGCTCCACCGACAGCACCCAGCCCTTTTCTGTTCAGTGAGACCACTGCCATGAAGTGCAGAAGCCCCGGCTGCCCCTTCACACTGAATGTGCAGCACAACGGATTTTGTGAACGTTGCCACAACGCCCGGCAACTTCACGCCAGCCACGCCGCAGACCACACAAGGCACTTGGATCCCGGGAAGTGCCAAGCCTGCCTCCAGGATGTCACCAGGACATTTAATGGGATCTGCAGTACTTGCTTCAAAAGGACTACAGCAGaggcctcctccagcctcagcaccagcctccctccctcctgtcacCAGCGTTCCAAGTCAGATCCCTCACAGCTCGTCCGGAGTCCCTCCCCGCATTCTTGCCACAGAGCTGGAAATGACGCCCCCGCTGGCTGCCTGTCTCAAGCTGCACGGACTCCGGGGGACAGGACGGGGACCAGCAAGTGCAGAAAAGCTGGCTGCATGTATTTTGGGACTCCAGAAAACAAGGGCTTTTGCACACTGTGTTTCATCGAGTACAGAGAAAACAAAC AGATCGAGCCAGCGCAGAGATGTGCCTCGAACCACACAGAGCACCTCAAGGCCCAAGTGCGCCCGGGCCTCCTGCAAGAACATCCTGGCCTGCCGCAGCGAGGAACTCTGCATGGAGTGCCAGCATCCCAACCCGAGGATGGGCCCCGGGGCCCACCGGGGTGA